One Setaria viridis chromosome 7, Setaria_viridis_v4.0, whole genome shotgun sequence genomic region harbors:
- the LOC117864185 gene encoding cation/H(+) antiporter 15, whose product MASAAVSDPLADLWKHIMSADRSDLLCFYPSKITMNGIWTGDSPMDFSLPLLLFQIILITSTTRAVALLLSPLRLPRYIAEILAGFLLGPSVLGRLPHFSDIAFPVRSLFILESMSLLGLIYYTFTIGVEIELHTVLRAGLRSFWFAAASALPPFLVGAAAGYVAVSTDDSRRTGAQFINSLSFPVFLGATFCSTAFSVLARNIAQLKLAGTDVGQLSISASLINDTFAWAGLTVATALAHVRYGMVPCLWTLVSGFLIVGTSYLVVRPMLLRLTRRVAEGEVVTELQECSVLVGVMVAALVADAGGTHAIFGAFVFGLAVPNGPVGVAIVEKVEDFVVGTLLPLFFAMSGLRTDTAKITSTPAAVLLMAAALAAAILKVVSAVSVAGVFGMPLHDGISIGLLLNTKGVIELVILNIGKNKKIMSDQSFTVLVFMSALITALVTPLLAMVVKPARRLVFYKRRTIAWPQPDAEFHVLACVHMPRDVPALLTLLDVASPSERSPVAVQALHLIEFAGRSSALLLINASAPSSSFEHSAHGRSQVELQFKHISHAFMAYEENAAGVTARTVAAVSPYVSMHDDVTSAAEDRHAALIVLPFHKHRSVDGGLEVFNPAIQPLNQSIQRFSPCTVGVLVDRGLGGVAGAGCTTRVAALFFGGRDDREVVALATRMVHNPAIDLTVLRFVQKGGSFAGSEFDALKERKADDACLREFLDRANGMSAAGGGGAGVEYRERGVFNASEMVAQVREVEALGKDLFVVGKTPGLPGLTAGMAEWSECPELGPIGDLLASRDFQTMASVLVLQSYARPGAMISVELGLGADGLPAAGRPPRPDQVRRNSIGNRS is encoded by the coding sequence atggcgtcggcggcggtgagcgACCCGCTGGCGGATCTTTGGAAGCACATCATGTCGGCGGACCGGTCGGACCTGCTGTGCTTCTACCCGAGCAAGATCACGATGAACGGCATCTGGACGGGGGACAGCCCCATGGACTTCTCCCTCCCGCTGCTCCTCTTCCAGATCATCCTCATCACCTCCACCACCCGCGCCgtcgcgctcctcctctccccgctccgcctcccgcGCTACATCGCCGAGATCCTCGCCGGCTTCCTCCTCGGCCCCTCCGTGCTCGGCCGCCTCCCCCACTTCTCCGACATCGCCTTCCCCGTCCGCAGCCTCTTCATCCTCGAGTCCATGTCCCTCCTCGGCCTCATCTACTACACCTTCACCATCGGCGTCGAGATCGAGCTCCACACCGTGCTCCGCGCCGGCCTCCGCAGCTTCTggttcgccgccgcctccgcgctccCGCCcttcctcgtcggcgccgccgccggctacgTCGCCGTCAGCACCGACGACTCCAGGAGGACGGGCGCCCAGTTCATCAACAGCCTCTCGTTCCCCGTCTTCCTCGGCGCCACCTTCTGCTCCACCGCCTTCTCCGTGCTGGCGCGCAACATCGCCCAGCTCAAGCTCGCCGGCACCGACGTCGGCCAGCTCTCCATCTCCGCCTCCCTCATCAACGACACCTTCGCGTGGGCCGGGCTCACCGTCGCCACCGCGCTCGCGCACGTGCGCTACGGCATGGTCCCGTGCCTCTGGACGCTCGTGTCGGGCTTCCTCATCGTTGGCACCAGCTACCTCGTCGTCCGCCCGATGCTCCTGCGCCTGACGCGCCGCGTCGCCGAGGGGGAGGTGGTCACCGAGCTGCAGGAGTGCTCGGTGCTCGTCGGCGTCATGGTCGCCGCGCTCGTGGCCGACGCCGGGGGCACGCACGCTATCTTCGGCGCCTTCGTGTTCGGCCTCGCCGTGCCCAACGGGCCGGTCGGCGTGGCCATCGTGGAGAAGGTGGAGGACTTCGTGGTGGGCACGCTGCTGCCGCTCTTCTTCGCCATGAGCGGCCTCCGCACGGACACCGCCAAGATCACCAGCACACCAGCGGCGGTGCtgctgatggcggcggcgctggccgcggCGATCCTCAAGGTTGTATCCGCGGTGAGCGTGGCCGGCGTGTTCGGCATGCCGCTGCACGACGGCATTTCCATCGGGCTGCTGCTCAACACCAAGGGAGTCATCGAGCTCGTCATCCTCAACATCGGGAAGAACAAGAAGATCATGAGCGACCAGTCGTTCACGGTGCTGGTGTTCATGTCGGCGCTGATCACGGCGCTGGTGACGCCGCTGCTGGCCATGGTTGTGAAGCCGGCGCGGAGGCTCGTGTTCTACAAGCGGCGCACCATCGCGTGGCCCCAGCCCGACGCCGAGTTCCACGTGCTGGCGTGCGTCCACATGCCGCGCGACGTGCCGGCGCTCCTGACTCTCTTGGACGTGGCGTCGCCCTCGGAGCGGTCGCCGGTGGCGGTGCAGGCGCTGCACCTGATCGAGTTCGCCGGGCGGTCGTCGGCACTGCTCCTGATCAACGCGTCAGCGCCGTCATCATCGTTCGAGCACTCGGCGCACGGGCGCAGCCAGGTGGAGCTGCAGTTCAAGCACATCTCCCACGCCTTCATGGCGTACGAGGAGAACGCGGCGGGCGTGACGGCgcgcacggtggcggcggtgtcgCCGTACGTGAGCATGCACGATGACGTGACGTCCGCCGCGGAGGACCGGCACGCGGCGCTGATCGTGCTGCCGTTCCACAAGCACCGGTCGGTGGACGGCGGGCTGGAGGTGTTCAACCCGGCGATCCAGCCGCTGAACCAGAGCATCCAGCGGTTCTCGCCGTGCACGGTGGGGGTGCTCGTGgaccgcggcctcggcggcgtggcgggggcCGGGTGCACGACCCGCGTGGCGGCGCTCTTCTTCGGCGGGCGCGACGACCgcgaggtggtggcgctggcgaCGCGCATGGTGCACAACCCGGCCATCGACCTCACCGTGCTCCGCTTCGTCCAGAAGGGAGGAAGCTTCGCGGGGAGCGAGTTCGACGCGCTCAAGGAGCGCAAGGCCGACGATGCGTGCCTGCGGGAGTTCCTGGACAGGGCCAACGGCatgagcgccgccggcggcggcggcgcgggggtggAGTACCGGGAGCGGGGAGTGTTCAACGCGAGCGAGATGGTGGCGCAGGtgagggaggtggaggcgctGGGGAAGGACCTGTTCGTGGTGGGGAAGACGCCGGGGCTGCCGGGGTTGACGGCGGGGATGGCGGAGTGGAGCGAGTGCCCGGAGCTGGGGCCCATCGGGGACCTGCTGGCATCGAGGGACTTCCAGACCATGGCGTCCGTGCTGGTGCTGCAGTCCTACGCCAGGCCGGGGGCCATGATCTCGGTGGAGCTGGGCCTGGGCGCCGATGGCCTGCCGGCGGCGGGAAGGCCGCCACGGCCAGATCAGGTCCGCAGGAATAGCATCGGGAATCGGAGCTAG